In Spirosoma aureum, a single genomic region encodes these proteins:
- a CDS encoding DUF3823 domain-containing protein → MKTYLLLIGTLLSLTGCELDNFEPPKSTFEGRLVYKGEPLLMQSSNVAFTNNSDFPVFLELWQKAYNNRSSIRIPIKQDGTFSSLLFDGEYKLIVPNGQGPFLWKKTAANTPDSLNVTVQGSQKLDIEVIPYYMLRNPKIAINGRKISGSVSLEKVITDATNGKAVERVSLYVNKTQFVDAGNSLNKADLAGADIKDMANVSLITGDMPALVPAQAYVYARIGLKISGVEDMIYTPVQKINL, encoded by the coding sequence ATGAAGACATACCTTTTATTAATTGGAACCCTCCTCAGCCTGACCGGGTGTGAACTGGATAATTTCGAACCGCCCAAATCCACCTTCGAGGGACGGCTTGTTTATAAAGGTGAGCCTCTGCTCATGCAAAGTTCGAACGTAGCGTTCACGAACAACTCCGATTTCCCGGTTTTCCTGGAACTCTGGCAGAAGGCCTACAACAACCGCAGTTCCATCCGGATTCCAATCAAGCAGGACGGTACGTTCTCGTCGCTACTTTTCGATGGAGAATACAAACTGATTGTTCCCAACGGACAAGGCCCTTTTCTTTGGAAAAAAACGGCAGCTAATACGCCTGATAGTTTGAATGTTACCGTTCAGGGAAGTCAGAAGTTAGACATCGAAGTAATTCCGTATTACATGCTTCGAAACCCCAAAATTGCGATCAATGGTCGGAAAATATCGGGCAGTGTTTCGCTGGAAAAAGTAATTACTGATGCCACGAACGGTAAGGCCGTCGAACGTGTATCTTTATACGTCAACAAAACGCAGTTCGTCGATGCAGGTAATAGTCTGAACAAAGCAGATTTAGCGGGGGCCGATATTAAGGATATGGCCAATGTAAGCCTGATTACGGGTGACATGCCCGCTCTGGTTCCTGCGCAGGCTTACGTATACGCACGTATTGGGCTAAAAATCTCAGGCGTGGAAGACATGATTTATACGCCCGTGCAGAAAATCAATTTATAG
- a CDS encoding RagB/SusD family nutrient uptake outer membrane protein, whose translation MKKYILSFAILFSLTTGCKDDSEFLNIKSTSILLVDEVYSDPRLVLSAVTDLYNRIPDFQEPGTGTISIYAVLDEAFSSGDYPRHQTREYDYVFPGINNPEVTYWDYGYIREINLFIERVNAATKLSAADKARFVAEGRFLRANVYFELVRRLGGVPLITESLTYDYSGNAAYLRKPRAKESEIYDYVISELEAIKSILPKTPNEKSRATYGLALAAKSRAALYAGSIAKYGVNTPTVTLPDGEVGIPVAKATGYYQTALDAAQELINSGQYSLYQKAPDLSTNFANIFLDKANNPEVIFVEDYKLQSGKVHSFALDNQPRAVTEEGERGGRLNPSLNLVQSFEKLDNTFAPLPINKGAATDYIYYDKPEDLFAGRDARLRGTVLVPGDLFKNRSIDIFAGLILGNGSILSGDQLGQLKMVNGASVQVVGLSGPIEGYDGSAQSGFYMRKFNDPVTGSGQIGTMSEVWNVRYRYAEVLLNAAEAAFELGQTALAAGYMKQVRDRAGLTKALTPSEITFDRIVHERKVELSFENHILWDMKRWRLAHVVWDGSNSDLTTLPGKATEPSTRVYSLWPYKIYDPGGPNHNKWVYRKVLSGRVTQSHIFRLGNYYARINDGIINNNPLILRNPNQ comes from the coding sequence ATGAAAAAATACATTCTATCGTTCGCCATCCTGTTTTCGTTAACGACCGGCTGCAAGGACGACTCTGAATTTCTGAATATCAAGTCTACAAGTATTCTGCTGGTCGATGAGGTCTATAGCGACCCCCGGCTGGTGCTATCGGCGGTAACGGACCTGTACAACCGTATTCCTGATTTTCAGGAGCCCGGCACAGGTACAATTAGCATTTATGCGGTCCTTGATGAAGCTTTCTCGTCTGGTGACTACCCGCGGCATCAGACTAGGGAATACGATTATGTCTTTCCGGGCATAAATAATCCTGAAGTAACGTATTGGGATTATGGCTACATCCGAGAGATTAATCTGTTCATCGAGCGGGTCAATGCCGCAACCAAACTAAGCGCGGCTGATAAAGCCCGATTTGTGGCCGAAGGTCGATTCCTGCGGGCCAATGTCTATTTTGAGTTAGTCAGGCGCCTGGGCGGAGTACCGCTCATTACCGAATCGCTCACCTACGATTACAGTGGCAATGCGGCTTATCTCCGTAAACCCCGCGCCAAAGAATCGGAGATTTATGACTACGTTATCAGCGAACTTGAAGCGATCAAGTCTATTCTGCCCAAAACGCCCAACGAGAAATCGCGTGCTACCTATGGACTGGCTCTGGCCGCTAAATCACGGGCAGCGCTCTACGCCGGTTCTATCGCCAAATATGGTGTCAATACGCCGACTGTTACGTTACCTGATGGCGAAGTGGGCATTCCGGTAGCTAAAGCAACTGGGTATTACCAGACAGCACTGGATGCCGCTCAGGAATTGATTAACTCCGGGCAGTATTCGCTTTATCAGAAAGCGCCAGACCTCTCCACCAATTTCGCCAATATTTTCCTGGACAAGGCGAACAACCCTGAGGTGATTTTTGTGGAGGATTACAAACTGCAAAGTGGTAAGGTTCACTCGTTTGCATTAGATAATCAGCCACGCGCTGTTACGGAAGAAGGCGAACGTGGAGGCAGGTTGAATCCTTCGCTTAACCTTGTGCAGTCGTTCGAGAAGTTAGATAATACGTTCGCGCCATTGCCGATAAATAAAGGCGCGGCTACTGACTATATCTACTACGACAAACCCGAAGATCTCTTCGCCGGACGCGATGCGCGGCTTCGGGGAACGGTGCTGGTGCCGGGAGACCTTTTCAAAAACCGCTCCATCGACATCTTTGCCGGACTGATTTTAGGCAACGGCAGCATCTTGTCGGGCGATCAACTGGGCCAACTCAAGATGGTTAACGGTGCGTCGGTGCAGGTAGTAGGTTTATCAGGGCCTATTGAAGGATACGATGGCTCAGCGCAGAGTGGATTTTATATGCGGAAATTCAACGACCCCGTTACTGGTTCAGGGCAGATTGGTACGATGAGTGAGGTCTGGAATGTGCGCTATCGCTACGCTGAAGTGCTGCTTAATGCCGCCGAAGCGGCCTTTGAACTAGGTCAGACTGCGTTAGCTGCCGGGTATATGAAACAGGTGCGCGACCGGGCAGGACTCACGAAAGCGTTAACTCCTTCTGAAATCACGTTCGACCGGATTGTTCACGAACGCAAAGTGGAGCTATCTTTTGAAAATCACATTTTGTGGGATATGAAGCGGTGGCGGCTTGCTCACGTCGTATGGGATGGCAGCAACTCCGACCTGACTACATTACCGGGTAAGGCCACCGAGCCGAGCACACGGGTATATAGTTTGTGGCCGTACAAAATCTACGATCCCGGCGGACCCAACCATAATAAATGGGTGTACCGCAAAGTACTGTCGGGTCGGGTAACGCAAAGCCATATTTTCCGGCTGGGCAACTATTATGCGCGCATCAACGATGGGATCATCAACAACAATCCGTTGATTCTCAGAAACCCTAACCAATAA
- a CDS encoding SusC/RagA family TonB-linked outer membrane protein — protein sequence MKNNYRLRPIKLVGILLFLLIGRHTQAQQRTLSGKILAENGGPLPGATVVLKGTSTGTSANADGLYSLPIPTEQTSSTLVVSFIGYLTKEVPFGNQTTIDVTIVPDSKGLQEVIVVGYGTQKKESITGAISAVTSRDVGRVHASTVTGTLAGKIPGVQFRQPDGRPGAAATIQIRNMGGNPLFIIDGVPKDKTQFDNLSPNDVETITVLKDASASIYGSRAANGVIIVTTKRGTVGQKSTINLDAYYGFQNWTRFPTVVNAYDWNLGKAEAEVNRNGTTAITQAELDKYKAGTEYGYQSFDWYNFIIQPNSPQSNINLSASGGSERINYYISATRLDQNSVMGREFFFNRTNIQSNIDARISDRIKVGLTIAGRQETRENPGVPGGDDYVAPKLAILRNRPTERPYANDNPDYINTISNPASNWGYLNYTRSGFLKEVYSSITPQATAEYQTPIKGLSIKGLYSYMFRDAQREVFEYTYDTYTYNPTTQQYNRTGGSQNPYRQRVVNKIDENVGQIQLLYSNTFGKHSINAIALTERLKKRIRNVEARTVPKTNSLPVMQFADIVAYNDVDSTQARVGYIGRINYGYADKYFVEIAARRDASWKFSPSKRWGTFPSVSLAWRITEEPFFKAWTNNGAFLSELKLRASYGQLGDDNIRPNNVELDPFAYNPGYNYNTGIGIMSGTTTVAARDRGIAFDRLSWLTAKVTDIGLDFSLLNNKITGTLDYFRRVRDGLPAVKSDVFVPSELGYALPQENLESDAVTGGEGSLTYNGNVRGIRFTIGANLSFARNRFLTPYNPLFGNSLLEYRDSRTDRWSNIFWGYEVVGQFQSQDEINDYAVNNDGQGNRTMIPGDLIYRDQNNDGVINTRDERPIGYGINNTPILSGGLNFTLQYKGFDFAMDFSGGRMMAINRINEQRNAYQTTGNVPHLLFDDRWRRADPLNPDSPWIAGSQIPLRYNDTGHSNINKNSTWWLLNISYLRNRTMELGYTLPVLLTQKVKIQKARVFVNTYNLFSIDNTRPYGIDPEVQDENGLQYPQTKLLNFGLNLSF from the coding sequence ATGAAGAACAACTACAGGTTGAGGCCAATCAAGCTGGTTGGAATTCTGCTATTTCTTCTGATTGGGAGGCATACGCAAGCCCAGCAACGTACGCTCTCAGGGAAAATCCTTGCGGAAAACGGAGGGCCACTGCCAGGGGCTACTGTTGTGCTGAAAGGCACATCGACGGGTACGTCAGCCAACGCCGATGGGCTGTATTCTCTCCCGATTCCAACTGAACAGACAAGCAGTACGTTGGTTGTCTCGTTCATTGGTTACCTAACGAAAGAAGTGCCGTTTGGCAATCAAACTACCATCGACGTAACGATCGTCCCGGATTCCAAAGGCTTGCAGGAGGTTATTGTTGTCGGTTACGGCACGCAGAAAAAAGAATCGATAACCGGAGCCATCTCGGCTGTTACGTCCCGCGACGTGGGTCGGGTTCACGCTTCTACCGTAACGGGAACGTTGGCCGGTAAAATTCCAGGTGTACAGTTCCGGCAACCCGACGGCCGACCCGGTGCTGCGGCAACTATTCAAATCCGGAATATGGGTGGTAACCCACTGTTTATCATCGACGGTGTGCCGAAAGACAAAACGCAGTTCGATAACCTCTCTCCCAATGATGTCGAAACGATCACGGTACTGAAAGATGCCTCCGCTTCTATCTATGGTTCGCGGGCAGCTAACGGCGTTATTATCGTAACGACCAAGCGCGGAACAGTTGGCCAGAAAAGTACGATCAATCTGGATGCGTACTACGGTTTCCAGAACTGGACGCGCTTCCCGACGGTCGTGAACGCTTACGACTGGAATCTGGGAAAAGCAGAAGCCGAGGTGAATCGCAATGGGACGACGGCCATCACCCAGGCTGAATTAGACAAGTATAAAGCAGGGACGGAATACGGTTACCAGAGTTTCGACTGGTATAATTTCATTATTCAACCGAACTCGCCCCAGTCGAACATAAACCTCAGTGCCAGCGGAGGCTCAGAACGTATTAACTACTACATCTCCGCTACGCGGCTGGATCAGAATTCGGTGATGGGCCGCGAGTTTTTCTTTAACCGCACCAATATTCAGTCGAACATTGACGCCCGAATTTCAGACCGTATCAAAGTGGGACTAACCATTGCCGGGCGGCAGGAAACGCGCGAAAATCCGGGTGTGCCGGGTGGTGATGACTACGTAGCACCCAAGTTGGCCATCCTACGCAATCGCCCTACCGAACGCCCCTACGCCAATGATAATCCTGATTATATCAACACCATCAGCAACCCGGCTTCGAACTGGGGCTATCTGAACTACACGCGATCAGGCTTTCTCAAAGAAGTGTATAGCTCCATTACCCCCCAGGCCACAGCCGAATACCAAACCCCTATCAAAGGTCTAAGTATCAAGGGCCTGTATTCCTATATGTTCCGCGATGCCCAGCGCGAAGTATTCGAGTACACCTATGATACGTATACCTACAATCCAACGACTCAGCAATACAATCGGACGGGTGGTAGTCAGAACCCCTATCGGCAACGGGTGGTGAACAAAATTGACGAAAACGTTGGGCAGATCCAGTTACTCTACTCCAATACGTTTGGGAAGCACTCCATTAACGCCATCGCCCTAACCGAGCGACTGAAGAAGCGTATCCGAAACGTAGAGGCCCGCACTGTGCCCAAAACCAATTCGCTACCCGTCATGCAATTCGCTGATATTGTGGCGTATAACGACGTCGACTCTACGCAGGCAAGGGTAGGCTACATTGGTCGGATAAACTATGGCTATGCCGATAAATATTTCGTGGAAATAGCCGCCCGGCGTGATGCCTCTTGGAAATTCTCCCCTTCGAAACGCTGGGGTACATTCCCGTCGGTCTCACTGGCCTGGCGCATTACCGAGGAACCTTTCTTCAAAGCCTGGACCAATAACGGCGCTTTCCTGAGCGAGCTTAAACTGAGAGCATCCTACGGGCAGCTTGGTGACGACAACATTCGGCCCAACAACGTCGAACTCGATCCGTTCGCCTATAATCCTGGCTACAATTACAACACGGGTATAGGCATTATGTCGGGCACGACAACCGTAGCGGCTCGTGATCGGGGGATTGCTTTCGATCGGCTTTCGTGGCTGACGGCCAAAGTGACCGACATTGGGCTGGATTTTTCGCTGCTGAATAATAAGATCACGGGTACGCTCGATTATTTCCGGCGGGTTCGCGATGGATTACCCGCCGTAAAAAGCGACGTGTTTGTGCCCAGCGAATTGGGATACGCGTTGCCACAGGAAAACTTAGAGAGCGATGCCGTTACCGGTGGTGAAGGTTCGCTGACGTATAACGGTAACGTGCGGGGCATTCGCTTCACCATTGGCGCAAACCTGTCGTTTGCCCGCAATCGGTTCCTGACTCCTTATAATCCACTTTTCGGTAATTCATTGCTTGAGTACCGCGATTCGCGAACAGATCGGTGGAGCAACATTTTCTGGGGATACGAAGTGGTCGGGCAGTTTCAGTCGCAGGATGAAATCAACGACTACGCGGTCAATAACGACGGGCAAGGAAACCGGACCATGATTCCGGGCGATTTGATCTACCGCGACCAGAACAATGACGGGGTCATCAATACCCGCGATGAACGACCCATCGGCTACGGCATAAACAACACACCGATTTTATCGGGTGGTCTGAACTTCACGCTGCAATACAAAGGATTTGATTTTGCTATGGATTTTTCCGGGGGCAGGATGATGGCGATTAACCGTATCAATGAACAGCGAAACGCTTACCAGACTACGGGTAACGTACCGCATTTGCTCTTTGATGACCGCTGGCGCCGGGCTGACCCGCTCAATCCGGACAGTCCGTGGATTGCCGGTAGCCAAATTCCGCTTCGCTATAACGATACCGGACATAGCAACATCAATAAGAATTCGACCTGGTGGCTGCTCAACATCTCTTATCTCCGCAACCGGACAATGGAACTCGGCTATACGTTGCCAGTCCTGCTGACCCAAAAAGTGAAGATTCAGAAGGCGCGCGTGTTTGTGAACACCTACAACCTATTCTCCATCGACAACACTCGGCCTTATGGTATCGACCCCGAAGTACAGGATGAAAACGGGCTGCAATACCCGCAGACCAAGCTACTCAATTTTGGCCTGAACCTGAGCTTCTAA
- a CDS encoding CehA/McbA family metallohydrolase domain-containing protein, which translates to MRKLLFLLTLLGSVATQAQVAVDLSKYTKSPTTVSQQGSDVILTWPASGREMGRLIVSLVSDKPLFSHIQLSKSGKFSEIATDMNPAFVLTIGKRDLVSQNGWNIFFDKTNRLPSKSYAVQLTKRSASVSTVGTRTVLRIGDTEADRFRGAIEITVYQGSPLFNIAAVMSTQVDSTAILYDAGLVSKMPGWTTLAWSDTDNRIQESPLNPTAPNKAQAVKYRTIMGCGPNGTLAVFPAPHQYFYPLDEAYNLDFTWYGTGYRSLVPEFGIGIRQDLMGDKRWVPWVNAPPGTQQRLNFFCLLSTDKPAETLAEVKRFTHNDKYPAVPGYKTMSSHFHNEFTMKVVLAGKPIPEVPNFVKVFKDHGVNIVHLAEFHGPGHPKGPDSLRLRELKALHEQCKRLSTNDFLLLPGEEPNNFFGGHWLSFFPKDVYWIMSRKPEMPFVTNEPGYGKVYRIADKNDMLKLLEAENGLAWVAHARTKGSTGYPDKYKEEDFFKSDHFFGAAWKNIPADLSEPRLSRRVLDLLDDYSNWGHKKHAIAETDIFTMEPENETYAHLNVNYFQMDKLPDYNSGWQPVLDVMKQGKFFVTTGEVLLPAFTVNGKGSGETASLPADGKTTINLDVNWTFPLSFAEIVSGDGKQVYREHIDLTNTLPFSKKTYRFDTNLKNRKWVRVEVWDAAVNGAFTQQVWLENQH; encoded by the coding sequence ATGCGAAAACTCCTTTTCCTGCTCACTCTTCTGGGATCGGTCGCCACTCAGGCTCAAGTGGCTGTTGATTTGTCCAAATACACCAAAAGCCCCACTACAGTTTCGCAGCAGGGTAGCGACGTAATACTAACCTGGCCAGCTTCGGGGCGGGAAATGGGTCGGCTAATCGTTAGTCTGGTTTCGGACAAACCGCTGTTTAGTCACATCCAGTTGTCAAAAAGCGGGAAGTTCAGCGAAATTGCCACGGACATGAACCCGGCCTTTGTACTGACCATCGGTAAACGGGATCTAGTGTCGCAAAACGGCTGGAACATCTTTTTCGATAAAACCAACCGGCTGCCCAGTAAATCCTATGCTGTTCAACTGACCAAACGGTCGGCCAGTGTCAGCACCGTTGGTACGCGAACCGTGTTGCGGATTGGCGATACCGAAGCCGACCGTTTCCGGGGAGCCATCGAAATTACGGTGTATCAGGGAAGCCCATTATTCAACATAGCGGCTGTCATGTCGACGCAGGTTGACTCAACGGCTATTCTCTACGACGCGGGTTTGGTAAGCAAAATGCCAGGTTGGACCACACTGGCCTGGTCGGATACTGACAACCGGATTCAGGAGTCTCCGCTTAATCCGACGGCTCCCAACAAGGCACAGGCCGTAAAATACCGGACCATCATGGGCTGTGGTCCCAATGGAACGCTGGCTGTTTTCCCGGCTCCGCACCAATATTTTTATCCGTTAGACGAAGCATATAATCTAGATTTTACGTGGTATGGGACGGGCTATCGAAGCCTCGTTCCAGAGTTCGGCATCGGCATCCGGCAGGATTTAATGGGCGACAAGCGCTGGGTTCCGTGGGTCAATGCGCCACCCGGCACCCAGCAACGGCTCAACTTTTTCTGCCTGCTCAGCACTGACAAACCGGCTGAAACGCTGGCAGAGGTGAAGCGATTCACGCATAACGACAAATATCCGGCGGTGCCAGGCTACAAAACGATGTCGAGCCACTTTCACAACGAGTTCACCATGAAAGTGGTACTTGCAGGTAAGCCCATACCGGAAGTTCCCAACTTTGTAAAGGTATTTAAAGACCACGGCGTGAACATTGTCCATCTGGCCGAATTTCACGGCCCTGGCCATCCTAAAGGCCCCGATAGCTTGCGGCTACGGGAACTAAAAGCCCTCCATGAGCAATGTAAACGACTATCAACCAATGACTTTCTGTTGCTACCCGGCGAAGAACCCAATAATTTTTTCGGCGGTCACTGGTTATCTTTCTTTCCGAAAGATGTCTACTGGATCATGTCGCGCAAACCCGAAATGCCTTTCGTGACGAATGAACCCGGCTACGGCAAGGTCTATCGGATTGCCGACAAGAATGATATGCTCAAGCTCCTGGAGGCCGAAAACGGTCTGGCCTGGGTGGCCCACGCCCGTACAAAAGGCTCAACGGGCTACCCTGATAAATACAAGGAAGAAGACTTTTTTAAGTCGGACCATTTTTTCGGAGCGGCCTGGAAGAATATTCCCGCTGACCTGTCGGAACCACGACTGAGCCGCCGGGTGCTGGATTTGCTGGACGATTATTCGAACTGGGGGCACAAAAAACACGCCATAGCCGAGACAGACATTTTTACGATGGAGCCGGAAAATGAAACCTATGCGCACCTGAATGTCAATTACTTCCAGATGGACAAACTGCCTGATTACAATTCGGGCTGGCAACCGGTTCTGGACGTCATGAAACAGGGTAAGTTTTTCGTAACAACGGGCGAAGTCCTGCTGCCAGCCTTCACGGTGAACGGCAAAGGTTCGGGCGAAACCGCTTCGTTACCCGCCGACGGAAAAACGACCATCAATCTGGACGTAAACTGGACTTTCCCACTCTCATTCGCTGAAATTGTATCCGGCGATGGCAAGCAGGTCTACCGCGAACATATTGACTTAACCAATACGTTGCCCTTCAGCAAAAAAACGTACCGGTTCGACACAAATCTTAAAAATCGAAAGTGGGTCCGGGTCGAAGTCTGGGATGCCGCTGTGAATGGTGCTTTTACCCAACAAGTCTGGCTCGAAAACCAACACTAA